In Chitinivibrionales bacterium, the following proteins share a genomic window:
- a CDS encoding DUF4388 domain-containing protein — protein sequence MALRGSLREFELAEIFQLISRDAKTGQLILSHEGREAFVIFSQGAVVAAGNSDQNLQTLLSRYLKAVKRYSDDEVNELLTVCQGEMRLFSQELINRKYMTQEELVAFAQMGIEDLACSLFLWEDGNYRFDTLESIHEYIVAGVTFPVDAITMEAMRRTDEWKRIRQHIKPDTVFTPAQKVAPSAALAPLADPSAYILSFVNGTAKVSLICEKSIFLPYRVYETLFGLWQNSSIAPLAVKRAHAKAPGLEPVRKPAAEFAAATVSLIAILGWLLAIFAFSYIENAVLLRKAVAERQQAMADLPASQASQKIRIAALQYHTLQGSPPPKIKTLVSEGLITERDLYSHKTARLPSTPNK from the coding sequence ATGGCACTCAGGGGCAGCCTCCGCGAATTCGAACTTGCGGAAATCTTTCAATTGATTTCGCGCGACGCAAAAACCGGTCAACTCATTCTTTCGCATGAAGGCCGGGAGGCGTTTGTCATCTTTTCGCAGGGCGCCGTGGTCGCGGCCGGCAACAGTGATCAAAACCTGCAAACACTTCTGTCAAGGTATCTCAAAGCCGTCAAACGGTACTCCGATGATGAAGTCAATGAATTATTGACCGTGTGCCAGGGCGAAATGCGGCTTTTTTCGCAGGAGCTCATCAACAGGAAATATATGACGCAGGAGGAACTCGTGGCCTTTGCGCAAATGGGCATAGAAGACTTGGCATGCAGTCTTTTTCTCTGGGAAGACGGCAATTACCGGTTCGACACCCTCGAAAGCATCCATGAATACATTGTCGCCGGCGTCACTTTTCCTGTGGATGCCATCACCATGGAAGCAATGCGGCGGACCGACGAGTGGAAGCGGATACGGCAGCATATCAAGCCGGACACGGTTTTCACTCCCGCGCAGAAAGTTGCCCCTTCGGCAGCACTGGCGCCTCTTGCCGATCCCTCGGCATATATTCTTTCGTTTGTCAATGGCACCGCGAAGGTTTCATTGATTTGTGAAAAGTCCATCTTCCTTCCCTACCGCGTGTATGAAACCCTGTTCGGATTGTGGCAAAACTCGTCCATTGCCCCGCTTGCGGTAAAACGGGCTCATGCAAAGGCGCCCGGATTGGAACCGGTTCGAAAGCCGGCGGCCGAATTTGCCGCGGCGACAGTTTCGCTGATAGCAATTCTCGGATGGCTGCTCGCCATTTTCGCCTTTTCATACATCGAAAATGCAGTATTGCTCCGCAAAGCCGTTGCAGAGCGCCAACAGGCGATGGCGGATTTGCCGGCGTCGCAAGCGTCACAAAAAATCCGGATCGCCGCTCTTCAATATCATACGTTGCAAGGATCACCGCCTCCTAAGATAAAAACACTTGTTTCAGAAGGCTTGATCACCGAACGGGACCTGTATTCGCACAAAACGGCCCGCCTTCCGAGTACTCCTAATAAATAG
- a CDS encoding ADP-ribosylation factor-like protein: protein MASINYAIREISVKIVFYGPGLSGKTTNLQVIHRKIPIDYRSDMVSLATETDRTLFFDFLPLDLGKIKGFSTKFQLYTVPGQVYYNATRKLVLRGVDGVVFVVDSAQDKMQENLESFQNLHDNLAEYGIKQGSIPIVVQYNKRDLPNAMPVAALDKSINKFGYPWNEAIANQGKGVFESLKIIGKIVIDNLNKKYSRPSFGQPQEAAPRPMQQQAAASTPRPAAADPFYAPPPQRPQPQQARPVAAPPPPPQRQQPQYAENAFPAPPQQAPRFQQPPVRAPAAPPPQPRPQPVQDEQFRNDYSDYGAINLEPMGQPAAPSFEPPPAKAVQQQSPPAVDKTELDLEIEKYQREIEEKQRRLRSLQSPQAPQQAQQPQQGAFPAPQQGSYDVYAAPATEEMQYPPQQQADVPEEQAVSEEDQPMYFTSVNPADRQRKKIKRPVNPKTKPQNTFLSKFFNKEKPE, encoded by the coding sequence ATGGCGTCAATTAATTATGCGATAAGGGAAATCAGCGTCAAGATCGTCTTTTACGGACCTGGCTTGAGCGGCAAAACCACCAACCTGCAGGTTATCCATAGAAAGATCCCCATTGATTATCGAAGTGATATGGTTTCACTTGCCACCGAGACCGATAGAACGCTGTTCTTCGATTTTCTCCCGCTCGATTTGGGAAAAATCAAAGGTTTTTCGACAAAATTCCAGCTCTACACCGTTCCCGGCCAGGTGTATTACAACGCAACCCGCAAACTTGTTCTCCGCGGCGTGGACGGTGTTGTATTTGTCGTTGACAGCGCTCAAGATAAAATGCAGGAAAATCTTGAGAGTTTCCAGAACCTCCACGACAACCTGGCGGAATATGGGATCAAACAGGGAAGCATTCCGATAGTTGTTCAATACAACAAAAGGGACCTGCCGAACGCCATGCCTGTTGCGGCACTTGACAAATCAATCAATAAATTCGGTTATCCGTGGAACGAAGCGATTGCCAATCAGGGAAAAGGCGTCTTTGAGTCGCTTAAAATTATCGGCAAGATAGTCATTGACAATCTCAACAAAAAATATTCGAGACCTTCATTCGGTCAACCGCAGGAAGCCGCACCCAGGCCCATGCAGCAGCAGGCGGCGGCATCGACGCCAAGGCCCGCCGCAGCCGATCCCTTTTACGCGCCTCCGCCGCAGCGGCCGCAGCCCCAGCAGGCGAGACCGGTTGCTGCTCCGCCTCCACCGCCGCAGCGGCAGCAGCCGCAATATGCCGAGAATGCTTTCCCGGCACCGCCGCAACAGGCGCCACGGTTTCAGCAGCCACCGGTCCGTGCGCCGGCCGCTCCCCCACCGCAGCCTCGTCCTCAGCCAGTGCAGGATGAACAGTTCCGCAACGATTATTCCGATTACGGCGCCATCAACCTTGAACCCATGGGGCAACCGGCAGCGCCGTCGTTTGAACCGCCGCCCGCTAAGGCGGTGCAACAGCAATCGCCGCCGGCTGTTGACAAAACAGAACTCGACCTCGAAATTGAGAAATACCAGAGGGAAATCGAGGAAAAGCAGCGGCGCCTCCGTTCGCTGCAAAGTCCGCAGGCTCCCCAACAGGCCCAACAGCCGCAGCAGGGCGCGTTTCCCGCGCCGCAGCAGGGAAGCTACGACGTTTATGCCGCTCCGGCCACCGAAGAAATGCAATATCCTCCACAGCAGCAGGCGGACGTTCCCGAGGAACAGGCGGTGTCGGAGGAAGACCAGCCGATGTATTTCACGTCTGTCAACCCCGCCGACCGTCAGCGGAAGAAAATCAAGCGACCGGTGAACCCTAAAACAAAACCGCAGAACACGTTCCTTTCGAAATTTTTCAATAAAGAAAAACCCGAATGA